In a genomic window of Microterricola viridarii:
- a CDS encoding LacI family DNA-binding transcriptional regulator — MTEELPPDLAARLKRRGGSATIYDIAELAGVNPSTVSRALSKPGRISVKTEARIRAAAERLDFRFNPMARALPTGRSQTLGLVVADITNPVIFGIVRGAEHTATAAGYTLVIAESQESGEAEAEVISRLVPSVDGVILATTRLADEKISDLAERKPVVLINRAVDGVPGVLPNVEMGVEEMMTHLDGLGHKSLLFLSGPESSWVSRQRWELMLDGAENRGLALVEVGPNQPTIEGGQIALRRVVASRATAVIAFNDLMAIGLIQAASAVGIRVPEDLSIMGFDDIFGSELIVPALTTVRAQLELAGERAVQKLLAQLGHNADQVDDELLATNLIIRGSTGAAPETAV; from the coding sequence GTGACTGAGGAACTTCCTCCAGATTTGGCCGCGCGGCTCAAACGCCGCGGTGGGTCGGCGACGATTTACGACATTGCGGAACTCGCCGGTGTCAACCCGTCGACCGTGTCACGCGCGCTGAGCAAGCCCGGACGAATCAGCGTGAAGACCGAAGCGCGGATCAGGGCGGCTGCAGAGCGGCTGGACTTCCGGTTTAACCCCATGGCGCGGGCGCTTCCCACAGGTCGGAGCCAAACGCTGGGGCTTGTCGTTGCTGACATCACGAACCCGGTGATTTTTGGAATCGTCCGTGGTGCCGAACACACCGCTACTGCTGCTGGATACACCCTCGTGATCGCGGAGTCCCAGGAGTCTGGCGAGGCCGAGGCCGAGGTCATTTCCCGGCTTGTTCCGAGCGTCGACGGAGTGATTCTCGCAACGACTCGACTCGCCGACGAGAAAATCTCGGATCTCGCTGAACGCAAGCCGGTCGTGCTCATCAATCGTGCCGTAGATGGGGTGCCGGGGGTACTTCCAAACGTTGAGATGGGCGTCGAAGAAATGATGACTCATCTCGACGGGCTCGGGCACAAGTCACTTCTCTTCTTGTCCGGTCCTGAATCCTCATGGGTGAGCCGGCAACGCTGGGAGCTCATGCTTGATGGCGCGGAGAATCGCGGGCTGGCGCTCGTAGAGGTTGGCCCCAACCAGCCAACAATTGAGGGCGGCCAAATCGCGCTCCGACGCGTTGTTGCGTCGCGCGCCACGGCGGTCATCGCTTTCAATGACCTCATGGCGATTGGGCTCATCCAGGCGGCCTCTGCAGTCGGGATCCGGGTGCCGGAAGACCTCAGCATCATGGGATTCGACGACATCTTCGGCAGCGAGCTCATTGTTCCGGCGCTCACAACTGTTCGAGCACAACTTGAGCTTGCGGGAGAGCGTGCGGTGCAGAAGTTGCTCGCGCAGTTGGGCCACAACGCCGATCAGGTAGACGACGAACTGCTTGCCACGAACCTCATCATTCGCGGAAGCACGGGGGCGGCACCGGAGACGGCGGTCTAA
- a CDS encoding gluconokinase produces MTGDVATASRGSGPLLVVMGVSAAGKSTVARTLAAQLGISYVDADDLHPTANVEKMARGVPLSDEDRWPWLDRVGQELKDAPAEGVVMACSALRRSYRDRLRGAAPNVGFIHLTGTRELLRERAAGRADHFMPTTLLDSQLDTLERLEGDETGIRIDIDATVENIALAAREWVASRDCDRDKTGAA; encoded by the coding sequence ATGACTGGTGACGTCGCAACGGCGAGTCGCGGAAGCGGCCCGCTCCTCGTCGTGATGGGAGTTTCCGCAGCAGGCAAATCCACCGTTGCGAGAACCCTTGCGGCCCAGCTGGGCATCTCCTACGTGGACGCGGACGATCTGCATCCGACCGCAAACGTTGAGAAGATGGCCAGGGGCGTGCCCCTGAGCGACGAGGATCGCTGGCCGTGGCTTGACCGAGTGGGTCAGGAGCTCAAGGATGCCCCGGCAGAAGGCGTGGTGATGGCCTGCTCGGCACTGCGTCGTTCGTATCGGGACAGGCTGAGGGGTGCTGCTCCGAACGTCGGGTTCATCCATCTCACGGGAACGAGGGAGCTTCTGCGTGAGCGTGCCGCTGGGCGGGCGGACCACTTCATGCCTACAACACTGCTCGACTCGCAGCTGGACACGCTGGAGCGTCTCGAAGGCGACGAAACAGGCATCCGAATCGACATTGACGCTACGGTGGAGAACATTGCACTCGCCGCTCGAGAATGGGTGGCAAGTCGTGACTGCGATCGGGACAAGACAGGAGCCGCGTGA